Part of the Kitasatospora sp. NBC_00374 genome is shown below.
AGACCCTGCGGTTCGCGCTGCGTGAGGCCACCGACCGACGGCTGCCGGTCGAGGCCCTGCACACCTGGTCACCCGTGGTGGCCGATGCCGCGCACATGGCGCCGATGATCGACGAGGTGGGGGAGGAGGCCCGGCTGCACGCGCAGCTGCTGCGGAACACCGTCGAACCGGTGGCGGAGGAGTTCCCGGACGTGCGGGTGGACGCCCGCCCGCTCACCGGTGCGACCGCGGCGACCCTGGTGGAGGCCTCACGCCGGGCCGCGCTGCTGGTGGTCTCCCGGCACGAGCCCTCGCCGCACTTCGGCCTGCGGCTGGGGACGGCGGTGCACGCCGTCCTGCACCACGCGCACTGCCCGGTCGCGGTGGTACCGGCCTGACCCGCAACACCGGTCCGGCCCCGGGCGCACCCGGGGGCCGGGAACGCCGAAGGCCCGGCGGGCATCCCGCCGGGCCTTCGGGTGGTACGAGGGTCGTGCGTGGGTCGTACCGCGGTTCAGACCGCAGCGGCCCGGGCGGCCGGCGCGGTGGCCGGAGCCGGGTTCAGCAGGCGCTCGGCGAGGTGCCCGAAGAGCAGGCCGAAGCCGCTCCACAGCGTCACCTGGATCGCCAGCGCGGACAGCCGGAACTGCCACAGCAGCGAGGCCGGGAAGTCCTCCGGGACCTCGTCCACCACCGGCAGCACCGCGTAGGCCACACCGACGGCCGCCACGAAGCCGACGATCGCCACCGCCGTCGCGTTCCAGTTGCCCAGGCTCGGCGCCAGCCGGCGACCGAGGATGGTGGCCGCCACCGCGAGCAGCACGCTGAGCACCATCATCAGGAAGTACAGCGTGGTGCGCCTGCCGATGGTGTCCGGCTCGCCCACCGACGGCGGGTTGGCCGGGTACTTCAGGAACGGCACGACGTACACCGCGACCAGCCCGGCGCCCGAGAGCAGCGCGGCCGTGGCCCGCGGGCCGAAGCGGCCAATCCGGCCCAGCGCGAAACAGAACGCGAGCCCGGCGATGCCGCCGAACGCGAGCCCGTACAGCAGGATGCCGGTGGCCAGGCCGAGGGTGGACTGGAGGCTGCGGCTGACCAGTTCCACCTCGCCGTCGCCGTGCGAGTGGGCGTGCGCCTCCTCGAAGCCGATGGCGGCGTCGACGTGCGGCTCACCCAGGAGGTAGGCCACGACCAGGGCGAGCACGCCGGCCGCCAGGCCCGCGAGCATGCCCCGGACGAGCAGGGA
Proteins encoded:
- a CDS encoding CbtA family protein — its product is MNSVSVRSLLVRGMLAGLAAGVLALVVAYLLGEPHVDAAIGFEEAHAHSHGDGEVELVSRSLQSTLGLATGILLYGLAFGGIAGLAFCFALGRIGRFGPRATAALLSGAGLVAVYVVPFLKYPANPPSVGEPDTIGRRTTLYFLMMVLSVLLAVAATILGRRLAPSLGNWNATAVAIVGFVAAVGVAYAVLPVVDEVPEDFPASLLWQFRLSALAIQVTLWSGFGLLFGHLAERLLNPAPATAPAARAAAV